The window GCGTTGGCTGTCGATCGGACCTTTCCGGTTTCAGCCATCAGAATTCACAAAATTGGCGCTCATTATCTACATCGCATCATTTATCGACCGGCACCAGAAGGAATTGCACGATTTTAAACAAGGTTTTTTGCCGGTGACTAGCATTCTCGGCGTATCACTTTTATTGATCGTCATTGAACCCAATTACAGCACAGCTGCAGTTGTCGGCTCACTGTGTTTGATACTCATGGTTATCGGCGGTACGAGATTGCTTTTTCTAACGCCATTATTAGCCGCCTCTGTTGTCGCTTCGGTTTATATCATCATTCATTCGCCGTATAAACTCCAGCGAATTTTTACATTCCTCAATCCCGAACAAGATCTCCAGCACGCGGGTTACCAGTTGCATCAGTCGCTAATATCGCTGGGAAATGGCGGTTTCTTCGGACGCGGTTTGGGCTCCGGTATTGAAAAGAACCTATTTCTTCCGGAACCGCACACCGATTTTGTCTTTGCAGTGGTTGGCGAGGAACTGGGATTTATCGGAACGTTAGTTATCCTGATTCTTTTTCTGGTTATGTTTTTTCAGGGACTCCGAATCGCCGTAAAAGCGCCGGACGTTTTCGGAAATTTGCTTGGAATCGGTCTTTCTATGAGTATGTTCTTTTATGTGTTGGCGAATATCGGGGTTGTCTGCGGTGTTTTTCCGGTTACAGGTCTCCCGCTTCCATTTCTGAGCTATGGCGGTTCCACGCTGATCTTCAACTTTATTTGTATCGGAATCTTATTAAATATTTCACGGCAGGCATTGCCCCCTAAAAAACCGACAAATCTGGTGATACTAAATGGGTAATGAATTTAACGATGTCGCGCTAAAAATCATAGTCACCGGCGGCGGAACCGGCGGGCATCTGTTTCCTGCTATCGCGCTGGTTCAAGAATTGAAAACCCGCCAGGAAGAGATTGGCAAAATTGAATTTTTATTCATTGGCACGCGTCGCGGTATCGAATCACGGATTCTGCAAAATGCCGGATATGACTTTAAGCCAATCTGGATTCGCGGATTTCAACGCGGATTGTCATTCCGGGACATTTTCATCAATTTTCTGTTTCCGGTCAGGTTGGTCGTAAGCCTGTTTCAATCCTATTTTATCTTAAAAAAATTCCAACCGGACATCGCCATCGGCACAGGCGGTTTCACGGCGGGACCGCCGTTGAGAGTCGCTTCTTGGATGAAAATTCCGTTTTTTATTCATGAGCAAAATGTTTATCCGGGTGCGACCACTCAGATGTTGGCTAAACACGCTTGCCGGATTTATGTTTCATTCGAAGAAACGGTAAAAAAACTGGAAGGCGCTCGTTATTTTGGAACACCGCTTCGCCGTACGTTGAAAAACATCCCCAAAGATCAGGCAGTCCGGTTTTTTGAATTGCAATCGAATAAACGCACATTGCTGATTTTTGGCGGAAGTCAGGGATCACGGGCAATTAACAAACATTGGACTGAGCATATTTCTGAATATCTCGAAGCGAGCGACTTTCAGATCATTTGGCAAACCGGACAGAGCGATTATGAAGAAATGAAGGCAGAATTTGGTCATCTGCAATCGGTTTACATTACGCCATTCATTCACGAAATGGGCATTGCTTACTCGGCGGCGGATGTCGTCGTTTCCCGCGCCGGCGCATTGACGCTGGCGGAACTTTGCCTATATGGGAAACCGTCCATTCTTATTCCTTTACCGACCGCGGCGGGAAATCATCAAGAAATGAATGCCAGAAATTTCGAATCGGCAGGCGCCTCAATCGTCGTTCTTCAACGCGATTTGAACACGACGAAACTTGGCGATCAGTTAAAGACTATTTTTCAAGATTCGGAAAAACTAAATCAAATGGCGAAAAATGCTCTTTCGCTGGCTCGACCGGATTCCGCGAAACTAATTATTGACGATATTTTAGATTATGTTGAACACAATCTTTAGAAAAACCCAAAAAATTCATTTTATCGGCATCGGCGGCATTGGTATGTGCGGGATAGCCGAATTGCTCAAAGACTGGGGCTTCGAGATCACTGGTTCCGACACGAACGCGTCAGAAAACACTCGTCGCCTCGAATCGCTCGGCATTCCGACATTGATCGGACATCGCAAAGAAAACGTCCCGAACTGTGATGTTGTTGTTTACTCTTCAGCTGTTCAACCCGACAATCCGGAACGGATAGCCGCTTTAGAACGGAAAATTCCAATAATCCGCCGCGCCGAAATGCTCGGAGAAATATTTAAACTCAAACCGACACGCATCGCGATCAGCGGCACACACGGTAAAACAACAACCACGTCAATGATTGGCCAAATCTTTATTGAAGCCGGAAAGGATCCGATCATTATCGCCGGAGGAATTGTCGAAACACTCGGAACGACGACGCGCTCTG is drawn from Candidatus Marinimicrobia bacterium CG08_land_8_20_14_0_20_45_22 and contains these coding sequences:
- the ftsW gene encoding putative lipid II flippase FtsW, encoding MIEKRQKVDSSYLILIIVMLGIGIIVQYSASSFLAAAKYNNPNVYLFAHLKRMIIGALIGVGFMFFNYQWLKKIAFWLTILSMTFLVAVIVYYKVKGIQDAARWLSIGPFRFQPSEFTKLALIIYIASFIDRHQKELHDFKQGFLPVTSILGVSLLLIVIEPNYSTAAVVGSLCLILMVIGGTRLLFLTPLLAASVVASVYIIIHSPYKLQRIFTFLNPEQDLQHAGYQLHQSLISLGNGGFFGRGLGSGIEKNLFLPEPHTDFVFAVVGEELGFIGTLVILILFLVMFFQGLRIAVKAPDVFGNLLGIGLSMSMFFYVLANIGVVCGVFPVTGLPLPFLSYGGSTLIFNFICIGILLNISRQALPPKKPTNLVILNG
- the murG gene encoding undecaprenyldiphospho-muramoylpentapeptide beta-N-acetylglucosaminyltransferase, which codes for MGNEFNDVALKIIVTGGGTGGHLFPAIALVQELKTRQEEIGKIEFLFIGTRRGIESRILQNAGYDFKPIWIRGFQRGLSFRDIFINFLFPVRLVVSLFQSYFILKKFQPDIAIGTGGFTAGPPLRVASWMKIPFFIHEQNVYPGATTQMLAKHACRIYVSFEETVKKLEGARYFGTPLRRTLKNIPKDQAVRFFELQSNKRTLLIFGGSQGSRAINKHWTEHISEYLEASDFQIIWQTGQSDYEEMKAEFGHLQSVYITPFIHEMGIAYSAADVVVSRAGALTLAELCLYGKPSILIPLPTAAGNHQEMNARNFESAGASIVVLQRDLNTTKLGDQLKTIFQDSEKLNQMAKNALSLARPDSAKLIIDDILDYVEHNL